The Schistocerca gregaria isolate iqSchGreg1 chromosome 4, iqSchGreg1.2, whole genome shotgun sequence genome contains a region encoding:
- the LOC126266838 gene encoding UPF0184 protein AAEL002161, with translation MKVESTKDMDNQGNNTNPEEANTSTEQANAFLEQTTEEFDRDCEELNSQLDQLNSLLDAMEQKNDEIQEQLLQLLQCNRETRKLFELSRNSQPSA, from the exons ATGAAAGTGGAGAGTACGAAGGATATGGATAATCAAGGCAACAATACGAATCCGGAGGAGGCAAACACAAGTACGGAGCAGGCAAACGCTTTTCTGGAGCAGACTACGGAGGAATTCGACCGTG ATTGTGAGGAACTCAACTCTCAGCTTGACCAGTTAAATTCTCTTTTGGATGCAATGGAACAGAAAAATGATGAGATTCAAGAACAGctccttcaactgctgcagtgtaacAGAGAAACAAGGAAACTTTTTGAACTTAGCAGAAATTCACAACCTAGTGCATAG